From one Lotus japonicus ecotype B-129 chromosome 3, LjGifu_v1.2 genomic stretch:
- the LOC130744618 gene encoding mitogen-activated protein kinase kinase kinase 20-like: MKSFIGCEEIIQCYFGQPTLEKGHLTYNLFMEFTPYGSLGDFIRKRPIFEYEARVYTRMLLKGLSRIHRVGVVHCDLKPDNILIFPSSKGDIVKYQVKIADFGLSKTREEVVNAECWDLNFRGTPLYMSPESVMGQIESPLDIWSLGCIVIEMITGIPAWKNIQTSEEVMLKLAFFTEQRMIPNGVSSDCRDFLSKCFMIDPNQRWAADMLLNHPFSCL, encoded by the coding sequence ATGAAATCATTCATTGGTTGTGAAGAAATTATTCAATGCTATTTTGGTCAACCTACTTTGGAGAAAGGTCATTTGACCTACAACCTCTTCATGGAGTTTACACCTTACGGTTCTCTTGGAGATTTTATCAGGAAGAGGCCAATCTTTGAATACGAagcaagagtctacacccgCATGCTTCTCAAAGGACTTTCTCGCATTCATCGCGTTGGAGTTGTTCATTGCGATCTCAAACCAGACAACATCCTTATCTTTCCTTCATCTAAGGGTGATATTGTGAAATATCAAGTGAAGATTGCGGATTTTGGATTGTCCAAGACTAGAGAAGAGGTAGTCAATGCTGAATGTTGGGACTTAAATTTCAGAGGGACGCCGCTTTACATGTCGCCGGAATCGGTTATGGGTCAGATTGAATCACCTTTAGATATCTGGTCCCTTGGGTGCATTGTAATCGAGATGATAACGGGGATACCGGCATGGAAGAATATACAAACTAGTGAGGAGGTGATGTTAAAGCTTGCATTCTTTACAGAACAACGAATGATACCAAATGGAGTAAGCTCTGATTGTAGAGACTTCTTGAGCAAGTGCTTTATGATTGATCCTAACCAGAGATGGGCAGCTGACATGCTTCTCAATCATCCTTTTTCCTGCCTATGA